One stretch of Schlesneria sp. DSM 10557 DNA includes these proteins:
- a CDS encoding Gfo/Idh/MocA family protein: MVSRPQAASRRQFLGAVASSVALGTVTRSVGALDRLGVNEEIRVGAIGVGGRASLLLQQLPESAKIVALCDCNRARAEKFKEKQNGAWPVYQDYQRLLDRKDIDAVIVATGEFQRVLPCIHACQAGKDVYAEKPLTLYVSEGRALVNAVRKTERVLQVGSQQRSMAMNRIAWEFIRSGGLGKILKVQAINYGGPEGSPAKTPDAVDVPEGLDWNMWLNQAESRPFNPEWMSWMRWRDFAGGEMTNWGAHGVDQIQWALGMDNTGPVELKPLSEGPNGQVFMKYANGIEVHFVIEPGRGPMGGAIFIGEKGKLEINRNKFASNPPEIAENLKKMVDVDEEERKWSDNLALWQARWHMQDWLDCIRSRKRPVADVEIGHRSVTVCHLANITRAAGRPLRWDPVKEQFADDKSANEYLTRARRKGFELPTL; this comes from the coding sequence ATGGTTTCACGTCCGCAAGCAGCATCTCGCCGGCAATTTCTCGGGGCCGTCGCCTCTTCAGTCGCTCTCGGTACCGTCACCCGGTCTGTGGGCGCGCTGGACCGGTTGGGTGTGAACGAAGAAATTCGCGTCGGGGCCATCGGCGTTGGTGGACGAGCCTCCCTCCTGCTGCAGCAGCTACCCGAGTCTGCGAAGATCGTGGCGCTGTGTGACTGCAATCGGGCGCGGGCCGAGAAGTTTAAAGAAAAACAGAATGGGGCCTGGCCCGTCTATCAGGATTATCAGCGACTCCTCGATCGAAAAGATATTGACGCTGTGATTGTCGCGACAGGCGAATTTCAACGAGTCCTGCCGTGCATTCATGCCTGTCAGGCGGGGAAGGACGTCTACGCCGAAAAGCCTTTGACGCTTTATGTCAGCGAAGGTCGGGCCCTGGTGAACGCGGTCCGCAAAACGGAACGTGTCCTGCAGGTCGGTTCGCAGCAGCGGTCGATGGCGATGAATCGGATCGCATGGGAGTTTATCCGGAGTGGTGGACTCGGAAAAATCCTGAAAGTGCAGGCCATTAACTATGGCGGACCGGAAGGCTCGCCCGCAAAAACACCTGACGCGGTCGACGTTCCCGAGGGACTCGACTGGAACATGTGGCTCAATCAGGCGGAATCGCGCCCCTTTAATCCCGAGTGGATGTCGTGGATGCGCTGGCGTGACTTTGCCGGCGGAGAAATGACCAACTGGGGTGCTCACGGAGTCGACCAGATTCAATGGGCGCTGGGGATGGATAACACTGGTCCGGTTGAACTGAAACCCTTATCAGAAGGTCCCAACGGGCAAGTCTTCATGAAGTACGCCAACGGGATCGAGGTTCACTTCGTGATCGAGCCCGGTCGAGGGCCTATGGGTGGGGCAATCTTTATCGGCGAAAAAGGAAAGCTGGAGATCAATCGAAACAAGTTCGCGTCCAATCCCCCGGAGATCGCCGAGAATCTGAAGAAGATGGTCGACGTCGACGAGGAAGAACGGAAATGGAGTGACAATCTTGCCCTCTGGCAGGCACGGTGGCATATGCAGGACTGGCTCGATTGTATTCGTTCTCGAAAGAGACCCGTTGCCGATGTCGAAATCGGCCACCGGTCTGTCACTGTCTGTCATCTGGCGAACATCACTCGTGCGGCTGGACGTCCCCTCCGCTGGGACCCCGTCAAGGAACAGTTCGCGGACGACAAGTCCGCGAACGAGTACCTGACTCGTGCTCGCCGCAAGGGATTTGAATTACCGACTCTTTAG
- a CDS encoding PVC-type heme-binding CxxCH protein: protein MSYRFGFLLLSICGVLPLAAADPQQMKSPLSTDDSLGSFVLASPDLKVELVAGEPEVIDPVAIAFGADGSMWVVEMRDYPYGPKPGTDEKPKSRIKRLFDHNHDGRYETATVFADELLFATGLLPWKDGIIVTLAGEIAFFTDRDGDGKAEFKETWFQGFSQENSQLRANHPTLGPDGYIYVANGLRGGTIVPTKPEWRDKGAPLPLAGFDFRFNPLTGDYGAVSGHGQFGLCFDDYGNRFVCSNRNPVQHIVLEDHYTKRNPFFAVRSTVQDVAAFGEHSKLYPISQAWTTSTLHANQFTAACGVTIYRGDGLPPEYKGNSFTCDPTANLVHRETLVPSGASFISHPSDGQREFLASPDTWFRPVNLANGPDGALYIVDMYRAVIEHPDWMPNELRTRKDLHDGNDRGRIWRVKSEESVMPQDRPEQALDKLPVPQLVKLLDHANSWHRETATRLLLEQDRDAVLEALKQNWKQNRLTRSRLPVLWLMKILDPRLTPPVIAWSDIDNRDPRVREQVVSAIGDRLEELLPEEIIQLTTEETDDRVRFRLALDLSGGVEQQPNRRKALVRLLDRGAEDPWLRAAIGTTFSEPPQALLLELLDHWMTLPQPPKGGAELTEQLCEVAGAQIEPVQSRAILGKLMDFTREKAAEGGLDLAAAGVQGLGRGLLRRGVGFPALRADLTEGEKAGFRDFMAAIQRIAQDPNGPEARRLMAIRTMAYGEGAELVSALMELALSGTEVPVRLAAIDVLATMPDRSISDEMMAAFDSQTPSIRRAILDLMLAQEGRTEQLLGLLEREELKLSELDPTRQDRLTRHRNKDLSSRAARIFSSAIAPDRAAVIATYQPVLEMKGDAFKGRAVFEKNCVTCHRVDNMGINVGPDIGDTRDKLPEYLLLNILDPNRAVDANYFSYTLVTNQGKVFTGLIKAETAGSITMRLPEGKEETILRSDVDELRTTGQSLMPVGFEKTISVEQMADLISFLKNWRYLDGEIPLQ, encoded by the coding sequence ATGAGCTACAGATTCGGATTCTTGCTACTGTCGATTTGCGGGGTACTTCCGCTGGCTGCGGCGGACCCTCAGCAAATGAAGAGCCCGCTCTCCACCGACGACTCCCTGGGCTCGTTCGTACTCGCCTCACCCGATCTCAAGGTGGAACTCGTTGCGGGCGAGCCGGAAGTGATTGATCCGGTCGCGATCGCCTTTGGTGCCGACGGATCAATGTGGGTCGTCGAAATGCGGGACTATCCGTACGGGCCGAAACCCGGCACCGACGAAAAGCCCAAATCTCGTATCAAACGGCTATTCGATCACAATCATGATGGCCGCTACGAAACGGCGACGGTGTTCGCCGACGAGCTTTTGTTTGCGACAGGACTGCTTCCCTGGAAGGATGGAATCATCGTCACTCTGGCGGGGGAAATTGCCTTCTTCACTGACCGCGATGGAGACGGGAAAGCGGAATTCAAAGAAACCTGGTTTCAGGGCTTCAGCCAGGAAAATTCCCAGTTACGGGCGAACCATCCGACGCTGGGACCAGACGGCTACATCTATGTCGCCAACGGTCTGCGAGGTGGCACAATCGTCCCGACGAAGCCGGAGTGGCGCGATAAGGGAGCTCCGTTGCCCCTGGCAGGATTCGACTTTCGATTCAATCCGCTGACGGGCGACTATGGTGCTGTTTCCGGTCACGGTCAATTCGGACTCTGCTTTGACGACTACGGAAACCGGTTTGTCTGTTCAAACCGCAATCCCGTCCAGCATATTGTCCTTGAAGACCACTACACGAAGCGAAATCCCTTCTTCGCCGTCAGATCCACGGTTCAGGACGTGGCTGCGTTTGGTGAGCATTCGAAGCTCTATCCCATCAGTCAGGCCTGGACGACGTCGACTCTGCATGCCAACCAGTTCACGGCGGCTTGCGGTGTGACGATTTATCGTGGTGACGGATTGCCTCCCGAGTACAAGGGGAATTCATTCACGTGTGATCCTACCGCCAATCTCGTCCATCGCGAAACACTCGTCCCCAGCGGCGCCTCGTTCATCAGTCACCCCTCGGACGGGCAGAGGGAGTTTCTGGCGAGTCCCGATACGTGGTTCCGTCCCGTTAACCTGGCCAACGGCCCGGATGGGGCTCTGTACATCGTCGATATGTACCGTGCCGTGATCGAGCACCCGGACTGGATGCCGAATGAATTGCGGACTCGTAAAGATCTTCATGACGGCAATGACCGGGGACGAATCTGGCGCGTGAAGTCAGAGGAATCCGTCATGCCGCAGGATCGCCCTGAGCAGGCACTGGATAAGCTGCCGGTTCCGCAGTTGGTCAAACTGCTGGACCATGCCAACTCATGGCATCGGGAAACCGCGACACGATTGCTGCTGGAGCAGGATCGCGACGCCGTGCTTGAGGCACTCAAGCAGAACTGGAAGCAGAATCGCCTGACCCGCAGCCGGTTGCCCGTTCTGTGGCTGATGAAGATTCTGGACCCGCGACTGACACCTCCGGTCATTGCCTGGTCGGATATCGATAACCGTGATCCTCGCGTTCGCGAGCAGGTTGTCTCTGCGATTGGAGACCGGCTCGAAGAACTGTTGCCGGAGGAAATCATCCAGCTCACGACGGAGGAAACTGACGACCGCGTTCGCTTCCGACTGGCTCTGGATCTGAGTGGCGGAGTTGAGCAACAGCCGAACCGACGAAAGGCACTCGTCAGACTGCTTGACCGCGGGGCTGAAGATCCGTGGTTGCGAGCGGCTATCGGAACGACGTTTTCCGAACCGCCACAGGCGTTGCTTCTGGAACTGCTTGACCACTGGATGACGCTGCCGCAGCCTCCGAAGGGGGGAGCTGAATTAACGGAACAGCTTTGCGAAGTTGCCGGTGCACAGATTGAGCCGGTTCAGTCGCGAGCCATCCTCGGTAAGCTGATGGACTTCACCCGGGAAAAGGCTGCCGAAGGAGGACTCGACCTGGCGGCTGCGGGTGTTCAAGGACTTGGGCGGGGCTTGCTGCGTCGGGGAGTCGGATTTCCCGCGTTACGGGCCGATCTGACAGAGGGCGAGAAAGCCGGGTTCCGAGACTTTATGGCGGCGATTCAGCGGATTGCGCAGGATCCAAACGGACCTGAGGCTCGACGATTGATGGCGATCCGCACCATGGCGTACGGCGAAGGGGCGGAGCTGGTTTCTGCCCTGATGGAACTGGCACTGTCTGGAACGGAAGTTCCCGTTCGACTGGCCGCCATTGACGTGCTGGCCACGATGCCCGATCGTTCGATCAGTGACGAAATGATGGCGGCGTTTGACTCGCAAACACCGTCGATCCGTCGCGCCATTCTGGACCTGATGCTGGCTCAGGAGGGACGGACCGAGCAGTTGCTCGGGCTGCTCGAACGAGAAGAGCTGAAGCTGAGTGAACTGGATCCGACTCGACAGGATCGCCTGACTCGGCATCGAAACAAGGATTTGAGTTCACGGGCCGCCAGGATTTTCAGTTCCGCTATCGCTCCCGACCGAGCGGCGGTGATTGCGACCTACCAGCCCGTGCTTGAAATGAAGGGTGATGCCTTCAAGGGCCGGGCCGTCTTCGAGAAGAACTGTGTGACGTGTCACCGTGTCGATAACATGGGGATCAACGTGGGTCCCGATATCGGTGATACGCGTGATAAGCTGCCCGAATACCTGCTGCTGAACATCCTCGACCCGAACCGGGCCGTCGATGCCAACTACTTCAGTTACACCCTGGTTACGAATCAGGGTAAAGTCTTCACCGGGCTGATTAAGGCCGAGACCGCTGGCTCCATCACGATGCGTTTGCCGGAAGGCAAAGAGGAAACCATCCTTCGGTCCGACGTCGACGAGCTGCGAACGACCGGACAGTCGCTGATGCCGGTCGGGTTCGAGAAAACGATCAGCGTTGAACAGATGGCCGATCTGATCTCGTTCCTCAAGAACTGGCGGTATCTCGATGGGGAGATTCCGCTACAGTGA
- a CDS encoding GxxExxY protein — protein sequence MMNSRDEQTYSIIGAAMTVHRELGCGFLEPVYQEAMEREFQFQKIPYEREKTLPVLYRGRPLDTFYKVDFVCFGSVIVEIKALQQLSSREEAQVINYLKASGLQKALLINFGTTSLQQKRLVLNLRESAQSADHLRAENGQ from the coding sequence ATGATGAATTCTCGGGATGAACAGACATACTCGATCATTGGCGCGGCGATGACCGTTCATCGGGAGCTGGGTTGTGGATTTCTTGAGCCCGTCTACCAGGAGGCGATGGAGCGTGAATTTCAATTCCAAAAGATTCCGTATGAACGCGAGAAGACTTTGCCGGTCCTCTACCGTGGGAGGCCACTCGACACGTTCTATAAAGTCGACTTCGTTTGCTTTGGTTCCGTGATTGTAGAAATCAAGGCATTGCAGCAACTCTCGTCACGAGAAGAAGCGCAGGTCATCAACTACCTGAAAGCATCCGGTTTACAGAAAGCCCTCCTGATCAACTTCGGAACAACCAGCCTCCAGCAAAAACGCCTCGTCCTCAATCTGCGTGAATCCGCGCAATCTGCGGATCATCTGAGGGCGGAAAACGGACAATGA
- a CDS encoding PVC-type heme-binding CxxCH protein: protein MAVFRMGQMSQIGLMAFVLLGKIAAAGEFTINEHVFTLPDGFEIEAVATSPLVDRPITADFDEQGRLYVADSSGSNERPDQQLLNPTHRIVRLADTDGDGRFDESVVFADKMMFPEGTMWYDGSLYVSAPPSIWKLTDTDGDGVADQRTEWFEGKTLTGCANDLHGPYLGPDGWIYWCKGAFAEQTYAQPAKPHAAASQDSPQPQLVTKAAHIFRRRADGTGFIENVMTGGMDNPVDVVFLPSGDRIFTTTFLQRPGGGLRDGLIHAIYGGVYGKVHDVTDFHPRTGDLMPPLVHMGPAAPSGLARYESTVFGEEFRDNLFAAQFNMRKVSRHALERVGATFKSTDSDFVVSSNLDFHPTDVIEDADGSLIICDTGGWYTLCCPTSQLTKPDILGGIYRVRRAGSPRQADARGLKLNWATTGDVELTARLGDARPAVARRSIQQLAKRGPAAVGVLKKSLQSKNDRTRLSSVWTLTRIDDPSARTAVQTAVSDPNLDVRLAALHSISLWKDTSASATLKKSLTDKSHAIRRAAAEAIGRIGDDTAAADLLGAVTGSEIDRELQHSVTYALIEIGKPVNLSVVPKERVSPLMQSIAMIANDQMPGGHVEPKSVIPWLTSNEPNLRETAHWLVGRHSEWGDSLAEYLQQRIAERNLTDDQRRELVEQLAQFAGNGAIQQLLADQIRPGESNPLEARRVALDAMRSSGLKELPASWLEGLTLTVAEGNPVLVPAAIGALRAIPVKSAHEPLTLALLEVASQTSFPDGVRVEALAAIPEGLSQPKTEHLQLLANNLGELVSVSTRSAAVDALVRSKLDADPLSLLAESIPEVGPLELNRLLGAFEHCSDEAVGLKLVDSLKNSPVLTSLRVDTVKARLAKFPSSVQTRAEELYAAINVEAGRQQEKLNELAQSLTGGDIRRGQLVFNSEKAACSACHAMGYKGGDIGPDLSRIGKIRTERDLLEAIVFPSVSFVRSYEPVLIVTLDGKQFNGLIRAETPEEITLATGAREKVRILKSDVEEIRPSTMSIMPAGLETQLTRQQLADLIAFLKAKQ from the coding sequence ATGGCGGTATTTCGAATGGGTCAGATGAGCCAAATCGGTTTGATGGCGTTCGTGCTACTCGGGAAAATTGCAGCCGCAGGCGAATTCACCATCAACGAACACGTCTTCACGCTGCCAGACGGATTTGAGATTGAAGCGGTCGCAACGTCCCCGCTGGTGGATCGTCCGATTACCGCCGACTTTGATGAGCAAGGGCGCCTGTACGTCGCAGATTCATCCGGATCGAACGAACGTCCCGATCAACAGTTGCTCAACCCGACCCATCGGATCGTCCGCCTCGCCGACACAGACGGAGATGGTCGATTTGATGAAAGTGTCGTCTTCGCAGACAAGATGATGTTCCCCGAAGGAACCATGTGGTACGACGGGTCCCTCTATGTCTCCGCTCCTCCCAGCATCTGGAAACTCACCGACACCGACGGAGATGGGGTTGCCGATCAGCGGACCGAATGGTTCGAGGGCAAGACACTGACCGGCTGTGCGAATGATCTTCACGGCCCGTATCTGGGGCCGGATGGCTGGATTTACTGGTGCAAGGGGGCGTTCGCTGAACAGACCTATGCACAGCCTGCCAAGCCTCACGCAGCAGCAAGTCAGGACAGCCCACAGCCGCAACTCGTCACAAAAGCCGCTCATATTTTCCGGCGTCGAGCCGACGGCACGGGATTTATCGAGAACGTGATGACCGGAGGAATGGACAACCCGGTCGATGTCGTCTTTTTGCCAAGCGGTGATCGGATCTTCACGACGACCTTTCTGCAACGACCAGGGGGCGGACTGCGCGATGGTCTGATCCACGCGATTTACGGTGGCGTCTACGGAAAGGTTCACGACGTCACCGATTTTCATCCGCGCACAGGTGACCTGATGCCCCCTCTGGTCCATATGGGACCGGCTGCTCCCAGTGGACTCGCCCGCTATGAGTCGACCGTGTTCGGGGAAGAATTCCGCGACAACCTTTTCGCCGCGCAATTCAACATGCGCAAAGTCTCACGACATGCGCTGGAACGAGTCGGCGCCACATTCAAATCGACGGATAGTGACTTTGTCGTTTCCAGCAATCTGGATTTTCATCCGACCGACGTCATCGAAGATGCGGATGGAAGCTTGATTATTTGCGACACGGGGGGCTGGTACACACTCTGTTGTCCCACATCACAACTGACGAAACCTGATATTCTCGGCGGAATCTACCGCGTTCGACGAGCGGGGTCACCACGTCAGGCCGATGCACGGGGCCTGAAACTGAACTGGGCCACCACTGGCGATGTCGAACTGACGGCCCGACTGGGCGATGCACGCCCCGCCGTCGCCCGCCGTTCGATTCAGCAGCTCGCTAAACGAGGCCCTGCCGCGGTCGGGGTTCTGAAAAAGTCGCTGCAGTCCAAAAACGACCGCACACGTCTGAGCTCCGTCTGGACCCTCACCCGCATCGACGATCCCTCGGCACGAACTGCGGTTCAGACTGCTGTCAGCGATCCCAACCTCGACGTGCGGCTGGCAGCCCTCCATTCCATCAGTCTCTGGAAAGACACATCCGCTTCCGCCACATTGAAGAAATCCCTGACCGACAAATCGCATGCGATTCGACGAGCCGCCGCCGAAGCGATCGGTCGTATCGGCGATGATACGGCTGCAGCCGACCTGCTGGGTGCGGTGACCGGCTCAGAAATCGATCGTGAGCTGCAGCACTCCGTCACGTACGCCCTGATCGAAATTGGGAAGCCGGTCAATCTCTCCGTGGTGCCGAAAGAGCGGGTCTCGCCCCTGATGCAGTCGATCGCCATGATCGCCAATGATCAGATGCCGGGTGGACACGTGGAACCGAAATCGGTCATCCCGTGGCTGACTTCAAACGAACCGAACTTGCGAGAAACCGCTCATTGGCTGGTCGGACGGCACTCAGAGTGGGGTGATTCACTGGCCGAGTACCTGCAGCAGCGGATTGCGGAACGCAATCTGACCGACGACCAGCGTCGGGAACTCGTCGAACAACTGGCACAGTTCGCAGGAAACGGGGCGATTCAACAACTGCTTGCCGATCAGATCCGTCCCGGCGAAAGCAATCCACTTGAAGCCCGGCGCGTTGCTTTAGACGCGATGCGCAGCAGTGGGCTGAAAGAACTTCCTGCAAGTTGGCTCGAAGGACTGACGCTAACCGTCGCCGAAGGGAATCCGGTCCTGGTTCCTGCCGCGATCGGCGCCCTGCGGGCGATTCCCGTGAAATCGGCCCACGAACCACTTACGCTCGCGCTGCTGGAAGTCGCCAGTCAGACATCGTTCCCTGACGGTGTTCGTGTCGAGGCGCTGGCTGCAATTCCCGAGGGGCTCTCCCAGCCGAAAACCGAACACTTGCAATTGCTGGCGAACAACCTGGGGGAACTGGTCAGCGTCAGCACACGCTCGGCCGCCGTCGACGCGCTTGTCCGGTCAAAACTCGACGCCGATCCGCTGAGCCTGCTGGCTGAATCCATTCCTGAAGTCGGGCCGTTGGAATTGAATCGATTGCTCGGCGCCTTCGAACATTGTTCCGACGAAGCTGTCGGGCTGAAACTGGTTGATTCACTGAAGAACTCTCCCGTGCTGACCAGTCTACGCGTGGATACGGTGAAGGCCCGCTTAGCTAAGTTTCCTTCATCCGTGCAAACCCGCGCCGAAGAACTTTACGCCGCGATCAACGTCGAAGCAGGCCGCCAGCAGGAAAAGCTCAACGAGTTAGCCCAGTCCCTGACTGGAGGGGACATCCGCCGAGGTCAGCTTGTCTTCAACAGTGAGAAAGCGGCCTGTTCGGCCTGTCACGCCATGGGCTACAAGGGTGGGGATATCGGCCCGGACCTGTCGCGAATCGGCAAGATTCGGACCGAGCGGGATCTACTGGAAGCAATCGTCTTCCCGAGCGTCAGCTTTGTGCGAAGCTACGAGCCGGTACTGATCGTCACTTTGGACGGAAAACAATTCAATGGTCTGATCCGTGCTGAAACGCCTGAAGAAATCACACTGGCGACCGGAGCCCGGGAAAAGGTCCGCATCCTCAAGTCGGACGTGGAAGAAATCCGTCCAAGTACGATGTCGATTATGCCCGCAGGTCTGGAGACTCAGTTGACCAGACAACAACTGGCCGACCTGATCGCATTCCTCAAGGCCAAGCAGTAA
- the plsY gene encoding glycerol-3-phosphate 1-O-acyltransferase PlsY has protein sequence MWVNFAVLAFVSYLAGSIPFGFLIGKIVKGVDLRKLGSGNIGATNAGRVLGKKWGLICLALDALKGLLPVALLPRLLISEGNPWFAHAVVLSGVCTIVGHMFPCWLGFRGGKGVATSLGVLLILSPWGLLVAAALFFGSMICWRIVSLSSILAAVGFSLFEFIRLRPNPFSEATWSQGVFALMVPLLIIIQHRSNIRRLLAGEEPKFTLKSSAETAAPPSQL, from the coding sequence ATGTGGGTAAATTTTGCGGTTCTGGCATTTGTCAGTTATCTGGCCGGGTCGATTCCTTTCGGGTTTCTCATTGGAAAAATCGTTAAGGGTGTTGATCTTCGCAAATTGGGTAGCGGCAATATCGGGGCGACCAATGCGGGGCGCGTGCTGGGGAAAAAATGGGGGCTGATCTGTCTGGCTCTGGATGCACTCAAAGGGCTCCTGCCGGTTGCACTGCTCCCCCGGCTGCTGATTTCTGAGGGCAACCCCTGGTTCGCTCATGCGGTGGTGTTGTCAGGCGTGTGTACGATCGTCGGGCACATGTTCCCCTGCTGGCTCGGATTTCGCGGAGGAAAGGGGGTGGCAACTTCGCTGGGGGTCTTGCTGATTCTCAGCCCGTGGGGCCTGCTGGTGGCCGCGGCTTTGTTTTTCGGCTCGATGATCTGCTGGCGAATCGTCTCACTCAGTTCGATTCTGGCGGCGGTCGGATTCAGCCTGTTTGAATTTATCCGCCTTCGTCCGAACCCGTTTTCTGAAGCGACGTGGAGTCAGGGCGTGTTTGCCCTGATGGTGCCGCTCCTGATTATCATTCAGCACCGCAGCAACATTCGCCGCCTGCTCGCGGGTGAAGAGCCGAAGTTCACATTGAAAAGCAGTGCCGAGACGGCCGCTCCTCCGTCGCAATTGTGA